One genomic segment of Acidimicrobiales bacterium includes these proteins:
- the rpe gene encoding ribulose-phosphate 3-epimerase, which translates to MPAVPAEAHMPETGPRAVEIVPSVLPADFAHLGDACIALEKAGVDRIQWDVMDGTFVPNLTFGADVVAAARPHVTVPFEAHLMVHEPTWILDTMVEAGCRLLIVHAEACTHLHRTLGRIRDLGASAAVALNPATPVDAVANVLDLVEMVLVMTVNPGFGGQSYIPTMEPKIAEVRALVVDRGLDVDIEVDGGIGPSTIGGAAAAGANVLVAGSALFRDPSGLEHATSELRALAVAARRG; encoded by the coding sequence GTGCCCGCCGTCCCCGCCGAGGCCCACATGCCCGAGACCGGCCCCCGAGCCGTCGAGATCGTCCCGTCGGTGCTCCCCGCCGACTTCGCCCACCTCGGCGACGCCTGCATCGCCCTCGAGAAGGCCGGTGTCGATCGCATCCAGTGGGACGTCATGGACGGCACCTTCGTCCCGAACCTGACCTTCGGCGCCGACGTCGTGGCCGCCGCCCGGCCGCACGTGACCGTGCCCTTCGAGGCCCACCTGATGGTCCACGAGCCCACCTGGATCCTCGACACGATGGTCGAGGCGGGCTGCCGACTGCTCATCGTGCACGCCGAGGCGTGCACCCACCTGCACCGCACGCTCGGGCGCATCCGCGACCTCGGGGCCTCGGCGGCGGTGGCCCTCAACCCCGCCACCCCCGTCGACGCCGTGGCCAACGTGCTCGACCTCGTGGAGATGGTGCTGGTCATGACCGTCAACCCCGGCTTCGGGGGCCAGAGCTACATCCCCACGATGGAGCCGAAGATCGCCGAGGTGCGGGCCCTGGTCGTCGACCGGGGCCTCGACGTCGACATCGAGGTCGACGGCGGCATCGGCCCGTCGACGATCGGCGGGGCGGCCGCCGCGGGGGCCAACGTGCTGGTCGCCGGCAGCGCCCTGTTCCGCGACCCGTCGGGCCTCGAGCACGCCACCAGCGAGCTCCGCGCCCTGGCCGTCGCGGCCCGACGCGGGTGA
- a CDS encoding CPBP family intramembrane metalloprotease, translating into MRKGQRSLVKDFGLDIRWIDVAWGLLGGVGAIAVSVAGGVLWTVVSGDDPPSNGDFLPSSPGLVGGFVLWVLVAVLTPIAEELFFRGLMLRAVARRFGLPIGIAASSIVFGMFHVSALTFSGLFIVVVTGAYGAVFALLVLRANGRLGPAIVAHSVVNTIGVLALLLT; encoded by the coding sequence ATGCGCAAGGGCCAGCGCAGCCTGGTGAAGGACTTCGGTCTCGACATCCGTTGGATCGACGTCGCCTGGGGCCTGCTCGGCGGGGTGGGGGCCATCGCCGTGTCGGTGGCCGGCGGTGTGCTGTGGACCGTCGTCTCGGGCGACGACCCGCCGTCGAACGGCGACTTCCTGCCCTCCTCGCCGGGGCTCGTCGGCGGGTTCGTGCTGTGGGTGCTCGTGGCGGTGCTCACGCCGATCGCCGAGGAGCTGTTCTTCCGGGGACTCATGCTGCGCGCCGTGGCCCGGCGCTTCGGCCTGCCGATCGGCATCGCCGCCAGCTCGATCGTCTTCGGGATGTTCCACGTCTCGGCCCTGACGTTCTCGGGCCTGTTCATCGTCGTGGTGACCGGGGCCTACGGTGCGGTGTTCGCGCTGTTGGTGCTGCGGGCGAACGGCCGCCTGGGCCCGGCCATCGTGGCGCATTCGGTGGTCAACACGATCGGCGTCCTGGCCCTGCTGCTCACCTGA
- a CDS encoding ubiquinone biosynthesis protein COQ4, with protein sequence MPRILDDRHAVPTLAILVGVCSVGAGPTEEQRSLIGALARGYFHVPVAVDELTALRPEEAAATFTDDEQRRRVRHLLVLAEMCRHPLIADQVERVATYARYLGGDDDAMAIARDLVQAGVAAASQDYYRWLSAAEPGLREPSLAGPPGSAPIRRDPALAARLRGLQACPEGSLGRAYVAFYDTHGFPLPGEDTSSAAVFVAHDMNHVIAGYEPTGIGEIALGALQLGIADTDEHWVQLMGNLGVHEAGFVDKGASHAVLSRPGATAIVAHAFDRGARCGADFTSADHLAMVDEPLELVRERFGVPPREL encoded by the coding sequence GTGCCTCGCATCCTCGATGACCGCCATGCCGTCCCGACGCTGGCCATCCTGGTGGGGGTGTGCTCCGTCGGCGCCGGACCCACCGAGGAGCAGCGATCGCTCATCGGAGCGCTGGCGAGGGGCTACTTCCACGTACCCGTGGCGGTGGACGAGCTCACCGCCCTCAGACCCGAGGAGGCGGCGGCGACCTTCACCGACGACGAGCAGCGACGCCGGGTGCGCCACCTGCTCGTCCTCGCCGAGATGTGCCGGCACCCGCTCATCGCGGACCAGGTGGAGCGAGTCGCGACCTACGCCCGGTACCTCGGGGGCGACGACGACGCCATGGCCATCGCCCGGGACCTGGTCCAGGCGGGAGTGGCGGCAGCCAGCCAGGACTACTACCGGTGGCTCAGTGCGGCCGAGCCGGGGCTGCGCGAGCCCTCGCTGGCGGGACCCCCGGGGAGCGCCCCGATCCGGAGGGATCCGGCGCTCGCCGCCCGGCTACGTGGGTTACAGGCGTGCCCAGAGGGTTCGCTGGGCCGAGCCTACGTGGCCTTCTACGACACCCACGGATTCCCCCTCCCCGGCGAGGACACCTCGTCGGCGGCCGTGTTCGTCGCCCACGACATGAACCATGTCATCGCCGGCTACGAGCCGACCGGGATCGGCGAGATCGCCCTCGGCGCACTGCAGCTCGGCATCGCCGACACCGACGAGCACTGGGTGCAGCTCATGGGCAACCTGGGCGTGCACGAGGCGGGCTTCGTCGACAAGGGGGCGAGCCACGCGGTGCTGTCCCGGCCCGGAGCCACTGCGATCGTGGCGCACGCCTTCGACCGGGGGGCGCGCTGCGGCGCCGACTTCACGTCGGCCGATCACCTCGCCATGGTCGACGAGCCGCTCGAGCTCGTGCGCGAGCGGTTCGGGGTCCCCCCGCGCGAGCTCTGA
- a CDS encoding ATP-dependent Clp protease proteolytic subunit translates to MVTEPGSEIYRMLLKERIVVLGSDVNDTVANQIVAQLLYLEGQDPDKDIWLYINSPGGVITAGMAIYDTMQFISPDVGTICMGLAASMGQFLLTAGAPGKRFTLPHARILMHQPLGGVQGQASDIAIQAEQMAYIKRLMAERIAHHSGQPVEQIELDSERDRWFTAEQAKEYGLVDKVIEGRGELR, encoded by the coding sequence ATGGTCACGGAGCCGGGCTCGGAGATCTACCGCATGTTGCTCAAGGAGCGCATCGTGGTGCTCGGCAGCGATGTGAACGACACCGTCGCCAACCAGATCGTGGCCCAGCTGCTCTACCTCGAGGGCCAGGACCCCGACAAGGACATCTGGCTGTACATCAACTCCCCGGGCGGCGTCATCACCGCCGGCATGGCCATCTACGACACCATGCAGTTCATCTCCCCGGACGTCGGCACCATCTGCATGGGGCTGGCCGCCTCGATGGGCCAGTTCCTCCTCACCGCCGGGGCCCCGGGGAAGCGCTTCACGCTGCCCCACGCCCGCATCCTGATGCACCAGCCCCTCGGCGGGGTGCAGGGTCAGGCGTCCGACATCGCGATCCAGGCCGAGCAGATGGCCTACATCAAGCGTCTCATGGCCGAGCGCATCGCCCACCACTCCGGCCAGCCGGTCGAGCAGATCGAGCTCGACTCCGAGCGTGACCGCTGGTTCACCGCCGAGCAGGCCAAGGAGTACGGCCTGGTCGACAAGGTCATCGAGGGCCGCGGCGAGCTGCGCTGA
- a CDS encoding ABC transporter permease: protein MARFIVGRIGAMIGVILVLVLLLLVLQRYTPADPVRAKLGASARPEMVEAERERLGYNDPLPVQYLDYVTGLVTGDLQESLRTRRPVAEDLGEFLPATAELALFSLLLAIGIGGALGIASAARWRGSGVLRVVLVGGSSAPVFLLVLLGLLVFYRQLGWLPATGRTGISDAPEGPTNFLVLDGLLALRFDVVGDAFRHLLLPGLCLAIGPAVAIGRTLRGSIIDTMGTDFVRTARSLGTPERTVMRRHALRNGIGPALSMTGLQVGLMFAGVVVVESIVAWPGIGLYTVQSIPRLDFPAIAGVTLVLGVLYVVVNTIVDIAQTAADPRLRV, encoded by the coding sequence ATGGCACGGTTCATCGTCGGGCGCATCGGCGCCATGATCGGCGTCATCCTCGTGTTGGTGCTGTTGTTGTTGGTGCTGCAGCGCTACACGCCGGCCGACCCGGTACGGGCCAAGCTGGGCGCCAGCGCCCGGCCCGAGATGGTCGAGGCCGAACGTGAGCGACTCGGCTACAACGATCCCCTCCCGGTGCAGTACCTCGACTACGTCACCGGCCTCGTGACGGGCGATCTGCAGGAGTCCCTGCGCACCCGTCGCCCGGTCGCCGAGGATCTCGGCGAGTTCCTGCCGGCCACCGCCGAGCTGGCCCTGTTCTCGCTCCTGCTCGCCATCGGGATCGGTGGGGCGCTCGGGATCGCCTCGGCGGCGCGCTGGCGGGGCTCGGGGGTCCTGCGGGTCGTGCTCGTCGGGGGCTCGTCGGCGCCGGTGTTCCTGTTGGTGCTGCTCGGGCTGTTGGTGTTCTACCGACAACTCGGCTGGCTCCCCGCCACCGGACGGACCGGGATCTCCGATGCGCCGGAGGGTCCCACCAACTTCCTCGTCCTCGACGGTCTCCTCGCGTTGCGCTTCGACGTGGTGGGCGACGCCTTCCGCCACCTGCTCCTGCCCGGGCTGTGCCTGGCCATCGGCCCTGCGGTGGCGATCGGCCGCACGCTGCGGGGCAGCATCATCGACACGATGGGCACCGACTTCGTGCGCACCGCCCGCAGCCTCGGCACGCCCGAGCGGACCGTGATGCGCCGCCATGCCCTGCGCAACGGGATCGGTCCGGCCCTGTCGATGACCGGCCTGCAGGTGGGCCTGATGTTCGCCGGGGTGGTGGTCGTCGAGTCGATCGTGGCCTGGCCGGGCATCGGCCTGTACACGGTGCAGAGCATTCCCCGGCTCGACTTCCCGGCCATCGCCGGGGTGACGCTCGTGCTCGGGGTGCTCTACGTCGTGGTGAACACGATCGTCGACATCGCCCAGACCGCCGCCGATCCCCGGTTGCGGGTCTGA
- a CDS encoding ABC transporter ATP-binding protein encodes MTVPAPTVVESPVTADAVAGGPVASVRDLSVTFRRGGREVRALRGVSLDVAPGEIVGLVGESGSGKSVLGLSLLGLLPATPTPTVGGSAVVAGVDMVSAPAAEQRRVRRLHLGAVFQDPMTSLDPTMTVGRQVAEAAGDDEDHLELLDAVGIPDPAPRARSYPHQLSGGLRQRVMIAMAIAGRPQLVIADEPTTALDVSVQAQILTLIRDLCDRTGTSFLFVTHDLGVAAQLADRIVVMYGGRVAETGPAAAVLGAPVHPYTTALLRSRLTLASDRTRPLATLPGEPPDPRDLPPGCAFAPRCDFAVDACNDALPELTSALVDGDGPGGHEGTVACIRAGDTVAAAAAEHEPWGRVSLTLAGYGTPRESPVRLEGVHRSFAVRQGFRRSRTLHALRGVDLEVGVGQSVALVGESGSGKSTLLRVVAGLLGPDAGQVTLGEGGQPQIVFQDAGASMTPWLTVGDLLEERVLDQSKAERRRLTRETLELVGLPAEVAAAKPKQLSGGQRQRAALARAVIRPPALLLCDEPTSALDVSLAATALNLIGRLRRELGMAVLFVTHDLAAARLVADRVAVMYLGRIVESGPVDDVIANPRHPYTRALLAAVPEPGAVHVPLPGDPPSAIDPPAGCAFHPRCALATDACLQEDPVLVVSPSLVAGPDHLTACHHQDRD; translated from the coding sequence ATGACCGTTCCGGCCCCGACCGTCGTCGAGTCCCCGGTCACCGCTGACGCGGTGGCCGGGGGCCCGGTGGCGTCGGTTCGCGACCTCTCGGTCACCTTCCGGCGCGGGGGCCGGGAGGTCCGGGCCCTGCGGGGGGTGTCCCTCGACGTCGCTCCCGGGGAGATCGTCGGCCTCGTCGGCGAGTCCGGCTCGGGCAAGAGCGTGCTGGGGCTGAGCCTGCTCGGGCTCCTTCCGGCCACGCCGACACCCACCGTCGGAGGCTCGGCCGTCGTGGCCGGGGTCGACATGGTGTCGGCCCCGGCGGCCGAGCAGCGCCGGGTGCGCCGCCTGCACCTGGGAGCGGTGTTCCAGGACCCGATGACGTCGCTCGACCCCACGATGACGGTGGGCCGCCAGGTCGCGGAGGCGGCGGGGGACGACGAGGACCACCTCGAGTTGCTCGACGCGGTCGGCATCCCCGACCCGGCCCCTCGGGCCCGCTCCTACCCCCACCAGCTCTCCGGTGGCCTGCGCCAGCGGGTCATGATCGCCATGGCCATCGCCGGGCGACCCCAGCTCGTCATCGCCGACGAGCCGACGACGGCCCTCGATGTCAGCGTGCAGGCCCAGATCCTCACCCTCATCCGTGATCTCTGCGACCGGACCGGGACGTCGTTCCTGTTCGTGACCCACGACCTGGGCGTCGCCGCACAGCTCGCCGACCGCATCGTCGTCATGTACGGCGGGCGGGTGGCCGAGACCGGCCCGGCTGCGGCGGTGCTCGGGGCGCCGGTCCACCCCTACACCACGGCGCTGCTGCGCAGCCGACTCACCCTGGCGAGCGACCGGACCAGGCCGCTGGCCACGCTGCCCGGCGAGCCCCCCGACCCGCGGGACCTGCCGCCGGGATGCGCCTTCGCGCCGCGGTGCGACTTCGCCGTCGACGCCTGCAACGACGCCCTGCCCGAGCTGACCTCCGCGCTCGTCGACGGCGACGGGCCCGGGGGCCACGAGGGCACCGTCGCGTGCATCCGGGCCGGCGACACGGTGGCCGCCGCGGCCGCCGAGCACGAGCCGTGGGGCCGGGTGTCCCTCACCCTCGCCGGGTACGGCACGCCGAGGGAGTCGCCGGTCCGCCTCGAGGGCGTCCACCGGTCCTTCGCGGTCCGCCAGGGGTTCCGCCGGTCCCGCACCCTTCACGCCCTGCGCGGTGTCGACCTCGAGGTCGGGGTCGGCCAGTCCGTCGCGCTGGTCGGAGAGAGCGGGAGCGGCAAGTCGACGTTGCTCCGGGTGGTCGCCGGGCTCCTCGGCCCGGACGCCGGACAGGTCACCCTCGGGGAGGGCGGGCAGCCCCAGATCGTCTTCCAGGACGCCGGTGCCTCCATGACCCCGTGGCTCACCGTCGGCGACCTGCTCGAGGAACGCGTCCTCGACCAGTCGAAGGCGGAGCGCCGCCGGCTGACCCGCGAGACGCTCGAGCTCGTCGGCCTCCCCGCCGAGGTGGCCGCCGCGAAACCCAAGCAGCTCTCCGGCGGGCAGCGTCAGCGCGCCGCGCTGGCCCGGGCGGTCATCCGGCCGCCGGCGTTGCTGTTGTGCGACGAGCCCACGAGCGCCCTCGACGTCTCCCTGGCGGCGACGGCGCTGAACCTGATCGGCCGCCTGCGCCGGGAGCTGGGCATGGCCGTGCTCTTCGTCACCCACGACCTGGCCGCCGCCCGCCTCGTCGCCGACCGGGTCGCCGTGATGTACCTCGGGCGCATCGTCGAGTCCGGTCCGGTCGACGACGTCATCGCCAACCCGCGCCACCCCTACACGCGGGCGCTGCTGGCCGCGGTCCCCGAACCGGGCGCGGTGCACGTGCCGCTCCCCGGCGACCCCCCCAGCGCCATCGACCCCCCGGCGGGGTGCGCCTTCCACCCCCGGTGCGCGCTGGCCACCGACGCCTGCCTCCAGGAGGACCCCGTGCTCGTCGTGTCGCCGTCGCTCGTCGCCGGCCCCGACCACCTCACCGCCTGCCACCACCAGGACCGCGACTGA
- a CDS encoding ABC transporter permease has translation MAVAEPYVAPPVPGRFGRAALRRRGGMLALGTTFDKVALGLLGFVTLLALVGPLLAPNPPDEAVGAPFQAPFSPGFLLGTDDIGRDILSRVLYGIQSSWFSALVVILSGVIIGGIVGLLAGAAGGWVDAVLMRITDTFLALPGPVLAIAVVAALGPGLRNTLVAVGLVWWPYYARIVRGEVRALASRPHVEAARLAGAGRTRIMVRHLLPGTVGVTVVAASLDVSALLLTLASLSFLGLGAPAPAPELGAMTARGLTYLLEYAWIPLVPAVAVFLLALVANLAGDGIRDLIGRR, from the coding sequence ATGGCCGTCGCCGAGCCGTACGTGGCGCCCCCCGTCCCGGGGCGGTTCGGCCGGGCCGCGCTGCGTCGACGCGGCGGGATGCTGGCTCTCGGCACGACCTTCGACAAGGTCGCGCTCGGTCTCCTCGGGTTCGTGACCCTCCTGGCCCTCGTCGGACCCCTGCTGGCCCCGAACCCGCCCGACGAGGCGGTCGGGGCGCCGTTCCAGGCGCCGTTCTCGCCCGGGTTCCTCCTCGGCACCGACGACATCGGCCGCGACATCCTGAGCCGGGTCCTCTACGGCATCCAGTCGAGCTGGTTCTCGGCGCTGGTCGTCATCCTCTCCGGGGTGATCATCGGCGGGATCGTCGGACTGCTCGCCGGCGCGGCGGGCGGCTGGGTCGACGCGGTGCTGATGCGCATCACCGACACCTTCCTCGCCCTCCCCGGCCCCGTGCTCGCCATCGCCGTGGTCGCCGCGCTCGGCCCCGGGCTGCGCAACACGCTCGTGGCGGTGGGGCTGGTCTGGTGGCCGTACTACGCCCGCATCGTGCGCGGCGAGGTGCGGGCGCTGGCGTCACGGCCCCACGTGGAGGCCGCCCGGCTGGCCGGGGCGGGCCGCACGCGGATCATGGTGCGCCACCTGCTCCCCGGCACGGTTGGCGTGACGGTGGTGGCGGCGTCGCTCGACGTCAGCGCGCTGCTGCTCACCCTGGCCAGCCTGTCGTTCCTGGGTCTCGGCGCCCCCGCCCCGGCGCCCGAGCTGGGCGCCATGACCGCCCGGGGACTCACCTACCTGCTCGAGTACGCATGGATCCCCCTGGTCCCCGCGGTGGCGGTGTTCCTCCTCGCGCTGGTGGCCAATCTCGCCGGCGACGGCATCCGAGACCTGATCGGGCGCCGGTGA
- a CDS encoding sigma-70 family RNA polymerase sigma factor, producing the protein MTPSDLPNASDAVLVIAISRFDERALAEAYRRHAGAVFALARRLLNDAALAEEVVQEVFLRLWNAPDKFDPERGALRSYLLAQSHGRSVDLLRSEGARRRREERDAQRTAEAGYDLEHEVLDLAEAERVKVAMAQLHDNERRAIQLAYLGGHTYREVAAILGEPEGTVKSRIRTGLKKMRGLLDASDVEVLR; encoded by the coding sequence ATGACGCCCTCCGACCTCCCCAACGCCAGCGACGCCGTCCTCGTCATCGCCATCAGCCGGTTCGACGAGCGCGCCCTCGCCGAGGCCTACCGACGTCACGCCGGTGCGGTGTTCGCCCTGGCCCGGCGGTTGCTCAACGACGCCGCCCTGGCCGAAGAGGTCGTCCAGGAGGTGTTCCTGCGCCTCTGGAACGCCCCCGACAAGTTCGACCCCGAACGAGGGGCTCTCCGCTCCTACCTCCTGGCGCAGAGCCACGGCCGGTCCGTCGACCTGTTGCGCTCCGAAGGGGCCCGCCGCCGCCGTGAGGAGCGCGACGCGCAGCGCACCGCCGAAGCCGGCTACGACCTCGAGCACGAGGTGCTCGACCTCGCCGAGGCCGAGCGGGTGAAGGTGGCCATGGCCCAGCTCCACGACAACGAGCGCCGGGCCATCCAGCTCGCCTACCTCGGGGGTCACACCTACCGCGAGGTCGCGGCCATCCTCGGCGAGCCCGAGGGTACGGTGAAGAGCCGGATCCGGACGGGCCTCAAGAAGATGCGGGGCCTGCTCGATGCGTCTGACGTGGAGGTGCTGCGATGA